Genomic segment of Veillonella parvula DSM 2008:
TATTGTATAGATTGTTGTATAAAGGTATAGAATAAAAATAGATAGGGCCTATGCGTTTAGAGCATAGGCCCTATCTATTTCCTTTGATTCTCATTAATTATCGTAGTTACTTGTTGTAATAAATATTCATAAAAATAGATATAGTTATTTGAAGTTAAAAATTTGAATAATTTAATAAATAATAGGTTTTATATGACTAATCTATATAGATTAGTTAATCAATCTTATGCATACGATTAGAAATATTTATACTATAATACAAATATACATATATAGCTGTAAAGTTCAGTGAAAGGTGGTAAGTACATGGGATTTTTGAAAAAGGATATATCCCGTCGCCAGTTTATTGGTGGTGCTTTAGCTTTAGCGGCGGCCTCAGCGGTACCTTCGTTTATACGTGGTGCCTACAAGCCAACACAGTCTGACTCCCTTCAAGTGTGGACTTGTGGTGGGTTATCGGAAGCATTTCTTGATTTGAATCAGGTCTATACGATGCACACAGGGCACAATATCCAGTACACTGGTGCCTTTGCAGGGGCTATTGGTAAATCTTTGTTAGCAGAAAAAAGTCGCACCGAAATCTTTGGAGCTCGCGGATTAGAGTTAGCAAAAAATATGCGTAAAAAAGGGATAAGTATCGCTTTTGAGCCGCTGTGTTTTACAGACTACGTCATAGTCACACCTAAAGGTAATCCTGCCGGTATTCGTGATCTTAAAGATATGGCGGAGCCCGGTGTGCGCGTCATGTTGCCGTTGGGTGCATCTCCTCCAGGTAGTGCATCTGTAAAGGGCGTCATGAAACTGTCTGGGTTAACCGATGGCATCATGAAAAACTTGATAGCAGAAAATGCTTGTGTTATCTCCATGATGTGTGATCTCGTAGAAGGCAAGGCCGATGTATCCATCATTGAAAAACGCCTTACCACACATGACCGGTTTAA
This window contains:
- a CDS encoding substrate-binding domain-containing protein, translated to MGFLKKDISRRQFIGGALALAAASAVPSFIRGAYKPTQSDSLQVWTCGGLSEAFLDLNQVYTMHTGHNIQYTGAFAGAIGKSLLAEKSRTEIFGARGLELAKNMRKKGISIAFEPLCFTDYVIVTPKGNPAGIRDLKDMAEPGVRVMLPLGASPPGSASVKGVMKLSGLTDGIMKNLIAENACVISMMCDLVEGKADVSIIEKRLTTHDRFKDRIEYFDIPAQFVPPAPLTFTINTMKYVQDRALAADYIEFTRSQEGQQILENHGFTSVHSARGLDLIERFGVKDV